A genome region from Hydrogenoanaerobacterium saccharovorans includes the following:
- a CDS encoding MATE family efflux transporter, translating to MKLNNKTDMSEKLAHAEILPLLLRLTIPVTVAQLVNAAYSIVDRMYIGRMPGVGTTALSGLGLTFPIIMMITAFSSLIGMGGAPLASIRLGAGDKKEAQLYLGNAFSMLLIIGAVLTVVCIIWKDPMLMAFGASEATLPYASDYLGVYLVGTVFVQLALGLNSFINAQGYAGMGMATVVIGAVLNVVLDPIFIYVFDMGIVGAAVATVISQFVSAIWVVGFLCSKKSKLNITLRDMRLDWNIVKSSCALGVSMFTFLINESIVVIALNRLLRQYGGTAGDLHIASMAILSSVGQIFFMPLKGIVQGAQPIISYNMGARNYPRIRQTIHYARICSITCAVVMWAAMVFLPKYIALAFTTDQELIRMTVVTMRLMYSTVFVLGMQMVNQNSFIAMGNTRYSFFFGILRKVLLLLPLAFILPIFTGVWGIYAAEAISNLISVVVTHIVFTKYLNRLKLEFA from the coding sequence TTGAAACTCAATAATAAAACCGATATGAGCGAGAAACTCGCCCATGCTGAAATTCTTCCGCTTTTACTAAGACTTACCATACCGGTCACAGTAGCACAGTTGGTGAACGCTGCATACAGCATTGTAGACCGTATGTACATCGGGCGTATGCCGGGTGTAGGCACAACGGCTCTCAGCGGGCTTGGGCTTACCTTCCCCATTATCATGATGATTACCGCGTTCAGCTCGCTGATTGGAATGGGCGGCGCGCCTCTTGCTTCCATCCGCCTAGGTGCAGGCGATAAAAAAGAGGCGCAGCTTTATTTGGGCAACGCCTTTTCGATGCTTCTGATCATCGGCGCGGTACTCACGGTGGTGTGTATTATTTGGAAAGACCCTATGCTCATGGCATTTGGTGCAAGCGAAGCAACCTTGCCGTATGCCTCGGATTACCTAGGGGTTTATTTGGTTGGCACGGTATTTGTTCAGCTTGCACTGGGGCTGAATTCTTTTATCAATGCGCAGGGTTACGCAGGTATGGGCATGGCTACTGTAGTAATTGGCGCGGTGCTCAATGTGGTGCTCGACCCTATTTTCATCTATGTGTTTGATATGGGTATCGTCGGTGCCGCTGTGGCAACCGTCATCTCGCAGTTTGTGTCTGCAATCTGGGTGGTGGGGTTCCTGTGCTCCAAAAAATCCAAATTGAATATCACCCTGCGCGATATGCGCCTTGATTGGAATATCGTTAAATCCAGCTGTGCATTGGGTGTATCTATGTTTACTTTTTTGATTAACGAAAGTATTGTGGTAATTGCCTTAAACCGTCTTCTGCGGCAGTACGGGGGTACAGCGGGCGACCTGCACATCGCCTCTATGGCAATTTTATCAAGTGTGGGGCAAATCTTTTTTATGCCGCTCAAAGGCATTGTACAGGGTGCCCAACCCATTATAAGCTACAACATGGGGGCGCGCAATTATCCGCGTATCCGCCAAACCATCCACTATGCCCGTATATGCAGTATTACCTGTGCCGTAGTGATGTGGGCTGCAATGGTGTTTTTACCAAAGTACATTGCTTTGGCATTTACAACCGACCAAGAACTTATCCGCATGACAGTGGTAACTATGCGCCTGATGTACTCTACCGTTTTTGTTTTGGGGATGCAGATGGTCAATCAAAACTCGTTTATTGCTATGGGCAACACACGTTATTCGTTTTTCTTTGGTATTTTGCGCAAAGTGCTGTTGCTTTTGCCGCTTGCATTTATTTTGCCCATCTTCACCGGAGTATGGGGTATCTACGCAGCAGAGGCAATCTCCAATCTTATATCGGTTGTAGTAACACACATTGTGTTTACAAAATATCTTAACAGGCTCAAGCTTGAATTCGCATGA
- a CDS encoding CBS domain-containing protein, which produces MKVREIMSKDIACVNANDTIERAAQMMKQYDVGSVPVCSENKVIGIVTDRDITLRSTALGINSKNQKVSEVMSSNPVVGTPEMDVHDVARIMGEKQIRRLPIVENNSLVGMVALGDISVAPNLQDNAEEALKNISQCNGAQM; this is translated from the coding sequence ATGAAAGTAAGAGAGATTATGTCGAAAGATATAGCCTGCGTCAATGCAAATGATACGATTGAAAGAGCAGCCCAAATGATGAAACAATACGATGTGGGTTCTGTGCCGGTATGTAGCGAAAATAAGGTAATCGGTATTGTTACCGACCGAGACATTACGCTGCGGTCTACAGCACTTGGTATCAACTCAAAAAACCAAAAAGTTAGCGAAGTGATGAGCAGCAACCCTGTAGTTGGCACCCCCGAAATGGATGTGCATGATGTTGCCAGAATTATGGGCGAAAAGCAGATACGCCGCTTGCCGATCGTTGAAAACAACAGCTTAGTGGGTATGGTTGCGTTGGGCGATATTTCTGTAGCACCCAATCTTCAGGATAATGCAGAAGAAGCACTCAAAAACATTTCGCAATGCAACGGCGCGCAAATGTAA
- a CDS encoding LysR family transcriptional regulator, which yields MTIRHMQIFIAVAKYNNMSVAAKKLYISQPTVSQVIAEIEENYGIKLFERLAKKLYITDAGKQLLGYARSMVALFDEMQHSMNDAAEQKTIKVGATITVGSCVLTEIVNRVEAKQPRMGVQVVIDNTAVIEHMILNSELDVAVVEGTIKSKDIIVKPAINDELVLVCGINHPFNGKDMLLLKDLDGQPFVLREKGSGTREQFEKCLESAGINIYTKWSCHSSDAVLSAVMGGQGLTVISKLLVDELVHQGKLHIIHLEDARFDRTFNLIYHKNKFLSQAINCFIDEVIHN from the coding sequence ATGACAATCCGCCATATGCAGATTTTTATTGCAGTTGCAAAATATAATAACATGAGCGTAGCAGCCAAAAAGCTATACATATCGCAGCCAACCGTAAGCCAGGTGATTGCCGAAATTGAAGAGAATTACGGTATAAAATTGTTTGAACGCCTTGCCAAAAAGCTTTACATCACCGATGCAGGCAAGCAGCTGCTTGGGTATGCACGTAGCATGGTTGCTTTGTTTGATGAAATGCAGCACAGCATGAACGATGCGGCAGAGCAAAAAACCATAAAGGTGGGTGCCACCATTACCGTGGGGAGCTGTGTATTAACCGAGATTGTAAACCGTGTTGAAGCCAAGCAGCCCCGCATGGGTGTACAGGTGGTGATTGATAACACTGCTGTGATTGAACATATGATTTTAAACAGCGAACTGGATGTTGCGGTTGTGGAGGGTACCATCAAAAGCAAAGATATTATTGTAAAGCCCGCAATTAACGATGAATTGGTGCTTGTATGCGGCATCAACCATCCGTTTAACGGCAAAGACATGCTTTTGCTTAAGGACTTGGACGGGCAGCCTTTTGTTTTGCGCGAAAAAGGCAGCGGTACGCGCGAGCAGTTTGAAAAATGCCTTGAGAGCGCAGGCATAAACATTTATACCAAGTGGAGTTGCCACAGCTCGGATGCTGTTTTAAGCGCGGTTATGGGCGGGCAAGGGCTTACAGTGATTTCAAAGCTATTGGTAGATGAATTGGTTCATCAAGGCAAGCTGCATATCATACACCTGGAGGATGCACGATTTGACCGCACTTTTAATTTAATTTACCATAAGAATAAATTTTTGTCCCAAGCCATAAACTGTTTTATAGACGAGGTGATACACAACTGA
- a CDS encoding ECF transporter S component, translated as MNTSSKSKITVYDIVSIALMAAIVYVVTNFRISIPTPIGKAMIHFGNVFCLLSGLLLGGKRGGLAAGLGSMFFDLFSEWATSAPFTLVFKFVMAFVCGTIAYGNGAMAKNTKRNTVAAILGAISYTILYTSKNIISGFFFLRNPWQTVMVDAAYKGGISLTNAIIAVVVAVILAPLFREALTKAGIYEKLWRPKEA; from the coding sequence GTGAATACAAGCAGTAAATCTAAAATTACGGTGTATGATATTGTTTCAATCGCACTGATGGCGGCAATCGTTTATGTAGTAACCAATTTTCGAATTTCAATTCCCACACCAATCGGTAAAGCGATGATTCATTTCGGCAACGTCTTCTGCCTATTGTCCGGTCTGCTTTTAGGCGGCAAACGTGGCGGCTTGGCGGCAGGGCTTGGCTCGATGTTTTTTGATTTGTTCAGCGAGTGGGCAACCTCTGCGCCCTTTACCTTGGTGTTTAAATTTGTAATGGCATTTGTATGCGGTACCATTGCATACGGCAACGGTGCAATGGCGAAAAACACCAAGCGCAATACAGTAGCGGCAATCTTGGGTGCAATTTCGTATACCATACTGTATACGAGCAAAAACATCATCAGTGGTTTCTTCTTTTTGAGAAACCCATGGCAAACTGTTATGGTGGATGCAGCCTACAAGGGCGGTATTTCACTCACCAATGCCATTATTGCAGTGGTGGTAGCGGTAATACTTGCACCGCTCTTCCGTGAAGCCCTTACAAAAGCAGGCATTTATGAAAAGTTATGGCGCCCCAAAGAAGCATAG
- a CDS encoding DUF4190 domain-containing protein, with protein MTDFKVNKPDDFIKFVSEDFFAKEGFELDKYKGNEVVWRKGMGLMTSPQFMKLAYQNGNVHLEAWMPKFALPGIYFGETGITGAYGWAVKSALKNRVDTLIGLLNQDVNIPGYNAPAVQGAQGGQAAAQAVQTAPVTIPVAVHDPKGKATLSLVMGLVGLVAWLIPLAGFICGIVGITSGVVGRKSSSKGKATAGLVLSILSIVFTVGNWLLGILFAAAGML; from the coding sequence GTGACAGACTTTAAAGTGAATAAACCCGATGATTTTATTAAATTTGTTTCTGAGGACTTCTTCGCAAAAGAAGGCTTTGAACTTGACAAGTACAAGGGCAATGAAGTAGTGTGGCGAAAAGGCATGGGGTTGATGACAAGCCCGCAGTTTATGAAATTGGCTTATCAAAACGGCAATGTGCATTTAGAGGCATGGATGCCTAAATTTGCACTGCCCGGCATTTATTTTGGCGAAACAGGCATTACCGGTGCTTATGGATGGGCAGTGAAAAGTGCCCTTAAAAACAGAGTGGATACCTTAATCGGTTTGCTCAATCAAGATGTAAATATCCCCGGCTACAATGCTCCGGCTGTTCAGGGTGCGCAGGGGGGGCAGGCTGCTGCACAGGCAGTGCAAACTGCACCTGTTACCATACCCGTAGCGGTGCACGACCCAAAAGGCAAGGCGACTTTGTCTTTGGTCATGGGGCTTGTGGGTTTGGTTGCATGGCTGATCCCTTTAGCAGGGTTTATCTGCGGCATTGTTGGTATCACCAGCGGTGTTGTTGGCAGAAAATCAAGCAGTAAGGGCAAAGCAACTGCCGGTTTGGTGCTCAGCATTCTATCCATAGTGTTTACAGTGGGCAATTGGCTGCTTGGCATTTTGTTTGCAGCAGCAGGCATGTTGTAA
- the alr gene encoding alanine racemase translates to MIDYLKRSWAEVNLDALQYNVQQIKNILEPNCMLLGVVKADAYGHGATQVARKLAECGVDWFGVSNIEEGLALRTHGFTQPILIFGTTPPELAETLAKQNITQTVYGLEYAKALQQQAHAQGVTVNCHIKVDTGMTRLGFLADDSHFETSLQEIEEVAGFHNLTLGGIFTHFASADDYLGDAVEYTKAQFARFTHMVDILREHGVEVPIRHCCNSAATLSYPEMHLDMVRPGIILYGLDPSDQCAGKISLKPVMSLKSVIASVKRIDAGTQVSYGRIYTAKQDALIAVVPIGYADGYGRNLSGKARMLVNGHFAPVIGRVCMDQLMVDVTDLPAVKRGDPVVIFGGQGGEYLSVDELAEKLGTVNYEITCMLSKRIPRVYVQDGKEVEVVHYII, encoded by the coding sequence ATGATAGATTACCTGAAACGAAGCTGGGCAGAAGTGAACCTTGATGCCTTACAATACAATGTACAGCAAATTAAAAATATACTAGAGCCCAACTGCATGCTGCTTGGGGTGGTAAAGGCGGATGCTTACGGGCATGGCGCAACACAGGTTGCCCGCAAACTGGCAGAGTGCGGAGTTGACTGGTTTGGTGTTTCGAATATTGAAGAGGGGCTGGCTTTGCGCACGCATGGCTTTACGCAACCTATTTTAATTTTCGGTACAACCCCGCCCGAACTTGCCGAAACACTTGCAAAGCAGAACATTACACAAACCGTGTATGGTTTGGAGTATGCCAAAGCATTGCAGCAGCAGGCACATGCACAGGGCGTAACCGTTAACTGCCACATTAAAGTGGATACTGGTATGACTAGACTTGGTTTTTTGGCGGATGACAGCCATTTTGAAACTTCTTTGCAAGAAATTGAAGAGGTTGCGGGGTTTCACAACCTTACGTTGGGCGGCATCTTTACACATTTTGCAAGTGCAGATGATTACCTTGGTGATGCGGTGGAATACACCAAAGCACAGTTTGCACGCTTTACGCATATGGTTGATATTCTTCGGGAACATGGCGTAGAAGTACCCATTCGCCATTGTTGCAACAGTGCGGCTACACTCAGTTACCCCGAAATGCATCTGGATATGGTGCGCCCCGGTATTATTTTGTACGGATTAGACCCATCCGACCAGTGTGCAGGCAAAATCAGCTTAAAACCTGTTATGTCGCTGAAATCGGTTATCGCATCGGTTAAACGCATTGATGCAGGCACACAGGTGAGTTACGGCAGAATTTACACTGCAAAACAAGATGCGCTGATTGCGGTGGTGCCCATCGGTTATGCAGACGGTTACGGGCGAAATCTTTCCGGCAAGGCGCGGATGCTGGTAAACGGGCATTTTGCACCCGTAATCGGCAGAGTATGCATGGACCAGCTTATGGTGGATGTGACTGACTTGCCCGCTGTAAAGCGCGGCGACCCGGTAGTGATTTTCGGCGGACAAGGCGGCGAGTATCTTTCGGTTGACGAACTGGCAGAAAAATTAGGAACTGTCAATTACGAAATTACTTGCATGCTGTCAAAACGGATACCGCGCGTCTATGTACAGGACGGCAAAGAGGTGGAAGTAGTTCATTACATCATATAA
- a CDS encoding extracellular solute-binding protein: MKKLLCAALAMLLVLGLSSCGKNKEEEVPVDMPEKAPINDVLTIYSPLPQELLDAAVAGFEEKTGIKTEVVCDSADALIQQLNTEKDTPKADVLFGAGAEVVHQFKTLFSAYESTESSFIDSKFASKNKLFTPLTPMPIVLMYNKEQTTRAPEGWATLINSSYNGWVAFANPEKSGTSYTALCVMAQTKETGPEYIEKLALNLDGKMLDGISDVYAKVAEGEFAAGITLESSVKKYLDAGYENLIGIAYPKEGTTAALEVSAIVEGAAHKEMAQQFVDYVSGEDFQKTLVQQFGLRTVRTDLSDPDGLTEKKDINFIDYNIEQAVSGRTELLKKFLDAEKKAAPNKEEPPKQ; this comes from the coding sequence GTGAAAAAATTGTTGTGCGCCGCTTTGGCGATGTTGCTGGTACTGGGGCTTTCAAGCTGCGGAAAGAATAAGGAAGAAGAAGTACCGGTAGATATGCCCGAAAAAGCACCGATAAACGATGTGCTTACTATTTATTCGCCGTTGCCGCAAGAGCTGCTGGATGCTGCCGTTGCAGGATTTGAGGAGAAAACAGGCATAAAAACCGAAGTGGTGTGTGACAGCGCCGATGCCCTAATTCAGCAGCTGAACACAGAAAAAGATACACCCAAGGCAGATGTACTGTTTGGTGCAGGAGCAGAGGTTGTGCATCAGTTTAAAACGCTGTTTTCTGCCTATGAATCAACCGAGAGCAGTTTTATTGACAGTAAATTTGCAAGCAAAAACAAGCTTTTTACACCGCTTACTCCCATGCCCATTGTGCTGATGTACAACAAAGAACAGACCACAAGAGCACCCGAGGGTTGGGCAACACTGATAAACAGCAGCTACAACGGCTGGGTGGCTTTTGCAAACCCCGAAAAATCGGGCACCTCCTACACCGCACTGTGTGTTATGGCGCAGACAAAAGAGACAGGACCTGAATATATCGAAAAGCTTGCGCTGAATCTTGACGGCAAGATGCTCGATGGTATTTCGGATGTTTACGCAAAAGTAGCCGAGGGTGAGTTCGCTGCTGGTATAACGCTTGAGAGCAGTGTAAAAAAATATCTTGATGCCGGGTATGAGAATTTGATTGGCATTGCCTACCCCAAAGAGGGAACCACCGCTGCACTGGAGGTAAGTGCGATTGTAGAAGGAGCAGCACACAAAGAGATGGCACAGCAGTTTGTGGATTATGTAAGCGGCGAAGATTTTCAAAAAACGCTGGTACAGCAGTTTGGGCTGCGTACGGTACGCACCGATCTTTCTGACCCCGATGGGTTGACCGAGAAAAAGGATATTAATTTTATTGATTATAATATAGAGCAGGCAGTGTCCGGCAGAACCGAGTTGCTGAAAAAATTCTTGGATGCAGAGAAAAAAGCAGCGCCTAACAAAGAAGAGCCTCCGAAACAGTAA
- a CDS encoding 4Fe-4S binding protein translates to MAINPQDMKRVKGMGFLLNRNTEQFSGRVITENGVLNAKQLKNLSEAAEKFGNGTVAFTSRLTVELPGIDYSNIENFQDYIAQENMVTGGTGAKVRPIVSCKGTTCVFGLYDTQALAKEIHMRFYEGYRDVALPHKFKIGVGGCPNNCIKPDLNDLGIVGQRVPKIQAELCRHCKKCLVAEACPMHAAELTDDVIAIDRNVCNNCGRCQKKCPFNAVSQNETMYKVYIGGRWGKQIRIGTPLNKLFSTDEVLNMTEKAILFYKSRGIMGERFGTTIERMGMEEAVKILLSDELMIQKNEILKIK, encoded by the coding sequence ATGGCAATCAACCCTCAAGATATGAAGCGCGTAAAAGGAATGGGTTTTTTACTAAACCGAAACACCGAGCAATTCTCCGGCAGAGTGATTACCGAAAACGGTGTATTAAATGCAAAACAATTAAAAAATTTAAGCGAGGCGGCAGAAAAATTCGGCAACGGAACAGTAGCGTTTACCTCTCGCCTGACAGTAGAATTGCCCGGAATAGATTATTCGAATATCGAGAACTTTCAAGATTATATTGCTCAAGAAAATATGGTAACGGGCGGCACCGGTGCCAAAGTGCGCCCCATTGTTTCTTGCAAAGGCACCACCTGTGTTTTTGGCTTGTACGATACGCAAGCGTTGGCAAAAGAAATTCATATGCGTTTTTACGAAGGGTACAGGGATGTAGCCCTGCCGCACAAATTTAAAATTGGGGTGGGGGGCTGCCCCAACAACTGCATTAAGCCGGATTTAAACGACCTTGGGATTGTTGGCCAACGCGTACCCAAGATACAGGCAGAGCTGTGCAGACATTGCAAAAAATGCCTGGTTGCTGAGGCATGCCCTATGCACGCTGCTGAACTTACCGACGATGTGATTGCGATTGACCGCAATGTTTGCAACAACTGCGGAAGATGCCAAAAAAAATGCCCATTCAACGCAGTTAGCCAGAATGAAACCATGTACAAAGTTTATATCGGCGGGCGTTGGGGCAAACAAATTCGCATTGGCACCCCATTAAATAAGCTATTTTCAACAGATGAGGTACTGAACATGACCGAAAAAGCAATTTTATTTTATAAAAGCAGGGGTATTATGGGCGAACGGTTTGGCACTACCATTGAGCGAATGGGTATGGAAGAAGCCGTAAAGATTTTATTATCCGATGAATTAATGATACAGAAAAACGAAATTCTAAAAATAAAATAA
- a CDS encoding PHP domain-containing protein → MKYFDLHTHTVLSDGTKTPQQLLDAAEKKGYGLGISDHIFCCKMLTLRDVEHYLDELDRYNVLHGVEANLGENFTLPHKLDERVDYVIASVHSVQDLNGEKLELGPYFCARAGDAGAPPYNRSFTADEAKHYLEQILQILEFDFRCQRVDILGHCTVHPFYDTLMGQKYLSDWQDEVVKLCKKYTVAIEISGLWHCPDEDLIRKAHVAGVKFSLGSDCHQPEDTCDLDYALDMLRKIGIGQDELFTIKA, encoded by the coding sequence ATGAAGTATTTCGACCTACATACACATACCGTGCTGTCGGACGGGACAAAAACCCCACAGCAGTTGCTGGATGCGGCAGAGAAAAAAGGCTATGGGCTGGGCATTTCAGACCATATCTTCTGCTGTAAAATGCTGACTTTACGCGATGTAGAACACTATTTGGATGAGCTTGACCGCTATAACGTACTGCATGGTGTAGAGGCAAACCTCGGTGAAAATTTTACTTTGCCGCACAAACTGGATGAACGTGTGGACTATGTGATTGCAAGCGTGCATTCTGTGCAAGACTTAAATGGAGAGAAGTTGGAACTGGGGCCCTATTTTTGTGCCCGCGCAGGCGATGCGGGTGCGCCGCCTTATAACCGCAGTTTTACAGCCGATGAAGCAAAACATTATCTCGAACAAATTTTGCAGATACTGGAATTTGATTTTAGATGCCAAAGAGTGGATATTTTGGGGCATTGCACGGTGCACCCCTTTTACGATACCTTGATGGGGCAAAAGTACCTCTCGGACTGGCAGGATGAAGTTGTAAAACTTTGCAAAAAATATACAGTTGCAATAGAAATTAGCGGCCTGTGGCATTGCCCGGATGAGGATTTGATACGAAAGGCACACGTTGCCGGAGTGAAATTTTCTTTGGGCAGCGATTGCCACCAACCAGAAGATACGTGTGATTTGGACTACGCATTGGATATGCTGCGAAAAATTGGTATTGGGCAGGATGAATTGTTTACCATTAAAGCATAA
- a CDS encoding AEC family transporter, whose amino-acid sequence MYEIYAALKRGCTFLSYAITVGTQVFIMFLLMVVGYVVYKGHLFDDEGARQISVFLLKIVTPVTIVVSYQREFDSNLAGMLAISFPLAVLCHLLPIGAGHLLYRSHVADYRDKRMSLVFSNNGFMALPLLQTLLGSVGVFLGSAHIVVATILIWTYGQYTLTGDKRSISLKMIFLNPGTLAVIVGVVLFVSPVKLPLPVFETLKYISALNTPLAMILCGIFVAQANILSVFKDRSVYAMALLKLVVVPIAVLLLLRFIPVATEIRVALMIAVSCPSATSVVMFANNYKTNYIYCAKVVSATTLLSVLTLPFILALTQIAW is encoded by the coding sequence TTGTATGAAATATATGCTGCGCTGAAAAGGGGGTGCACTTTTCTGAGTTACGCTATCACGGTAGGTACACAGGTTTTCATCATGTTTTTGCTGATGGTTGTGGGGTATGTTGTATATAAGGGGCATTTATTTGATGATGAGGGCGCACGGCAGATTTCGGTTTTTCTGCTAAAAATCGTCACTCCTGTTACCATTGTTGTATCTTATCAGCGCGAGTTTGATTCAAATCTCGCGGGAATGCTTGCGATTTCTTTTCCTCTGGCAGTTTTGTGCCATCTTCTGCCCATTGGCGCAGGGCACTTGCTGTATCGCAGCCATGTTGCCGATTACCGCGATAAAAGGATGAGCCTTGTATTTTCGAACAACGGTTTTATGGCTCTGCCTTTGCTGCAAACTTTGCTGGGCAGTGTCGGTGTGTTCTTGGGTTCGGCACATATCGTGGTTGCCACTATTTTGATTTGGACATACGGGCAGTATACTCTCACGGGCGATAAACGCAGCATTTCGCTTAAAATGATTTTTTTGAACCCGGGCACCCTTGCCGTTATCGTTGGGGTTGTTCTGTTTGTATCTCCGGTCAAACTTCCCCTCCCTGTTTTTGAAACGCTCAAATATATTTCTGCACTCAACACACCGCTGGCTATGATACTCTGCGGCATTTTTGTAGCGCAAGCAAATATTTTGTCTGTTTTTAAGGACCGCTCTGTATATGCAATGGCTCTACTAAAGCTTGTAGTGGTACCCATTGCTGTGCTGTTACTGCTGCGCTTTATCCCTGTTGCCACTGAAATACGCGTTGCACTTATGATTGCAGTTTCATGCCCCTCTGCCACTTCTGTTGTGATGTTTGCAAACAACTATAAAACCAACTACATCTACTGTGCAAAAGTTGTTTCGGCAACCACCTTGCTTTCGGTTCTTACTCTGCCGTTCATACTGGCTCTTACTCAAATAGCTTGGTAG
- the kdpF gene encoding K(+)-transporting ATPase subunit F, with protein sequence MGIVLALSGLIALALLIYLFYVLFRGEDL encoded by the coding sequence ATGGGAATTGTTTTGGCGCTATCGGGCTTAATCGCCCTGGCTTTATTAATCTATTTATTTTACGTTTTGTTTCGAGGTGAAGATTTATGA
- the kdpA gene encoding potassium-transporting ATPase subunit KdpA, with protein MSIIILQDLFYIVLLVGLSVPLGNYIYKIMNGQKVFLTRLLAPVENGIYKLMGIQSNEEMNAKKYTLSVLLFSAVGFVFIWLLQMLHGFLPFNPQAIEGTSWHLAFNTSASFVSNTNWQAYAGESAMSYLTQFLGLTVQNFVSAATGIAVLFALMRGFVLKKSTTIGNFWVDLTKTTLYVLIPLSFITALLIASQGVVQTFIPYKEVAVLESGAVQTVPLGPAASQIAIKQLGTNGGGFFGANSAFPFENPTAFSNLIESLCLILIPAALCVTFGKAVKNSKQGRVLYAVMLILFIAALSVTTVSEQFAAPIFQGAAASGSMEGKEIIHGVGASSLWATATTAVSNGSVNSMHDSFTPLGGMMPMFLMQLGEIVFGGVGSGLYGMLAFVLLTVFIAGLMVGRTPEYLGKKVEPYDMKMVCLIVLTPPLLTLLGTAAAVIMPAAETWLNNSGAHGFSEILYAFSSMGNNNGSAFAGFQANTVFTNVTGGIIMLLARFIPMGAAVYLAGNMAQKKSVAAGEGTLSTSNATFAGLLIGVIIIIAALSFLPALALGPIADYFTTR; from the coding sequence ATGAGCATTATCATCCTTCAAGATTTATTTTACATTGTACTTTTGGTTGGGCTGTCCGTCCCTTTGGGAAACTATATTTACAAAATAATGAACGGGCAAAAAGTATTTTTAACACGCCTGCTTGCACCCGTTGAAAACGGTATCTATAAACTAATGGGGATTCAAAGCAATGAAGAAATGAATGCAAAAAAATATACTTTATCTGTTCTTTTGTTCAGTGCTGTGGGGTTTGTATTTATTTGGCTGCTGCAAATGCTTCATGGTTTTCTGCCATTTAACCCCCAAGCAATCGAGGGCACAAGCTGGCACTTAGCCTTTAACACTTCTGCAAGCTTTGTATCCAACACAAACTGGCAGGCATACGCGGGCGAATCAGCTATGTCGTATCTAACGCAGTTTTTAGGGCTTACTGTACAAAATTTTGTTTCGGCTGCAACGGGTATTGCCGTTTTATTTGCCCTGATGAGAGGGTTTGTTCTTAAAAAAAGCACAACCATCGGCAATTTTTGGGTAGACCTTACCAAAACAACACTTTATGTTTTGATTCCGCTTTCGTTTATAACAGCACTGCTGATTGCCTCACAGGGCGTTGTGCAAACATTTATCCCCTACAAAGAGGTTGCGGTGCTGGAAAGCGGTGCGGTGCAAACCGTGCCGTTGGGCCCTGCAGCAAGCCAAATCGCTATCAAGCAACTTGGCACAAACGGCGGTGGCTTTTTTGGTGCAAACTCTGCGTTTCCTTTCGAAAACCCAACGGCATTTTCAAATTTAATTGAATCGTTATGCCTTATTCTTATCCCCGCTGCACTTTGCGTCACCTTTGGCAAAGCAGTAAAAAACAGCAAACAAGGCAGGGTGCTTTATGCGGTAATGCTGATTTTGTTTATTGCAGCACTTTCTGTAACCACTGTCAGTGAACAATTTGCCGCACCCATATTTCAGGGGGCAGCTGCTTCGGGCAGCATGGAGGGCAAAGAGATTATACACGGTGTGGGGGCATCGTCGCTTTGGGCAACCGCTACCACCGCTGTATCCAACGGCTCGGTTAACTCTATGCACGACAGTTTCACCCCTTTGGGCGGAATGATGCCGATGTTTTTAATGCAGTTGGGCGAAATTGTATTTGGCGGAGTGGGCAGCGGCTTGTACGGTATGCTTGCATTTGTACTGCTGACCGTATTTATTGCGGGGTTGATGGTTGGGCGTACACCCGAATATCTGGGCAAAAAGGTAGAGCCTTACGATATGAAGATGGTTTGTCTTATTGTGCTTACGCCTCCCCTGCTTACCCTTCTGGGTACCGCCGCCGCGGTTATTATGCCCGCTGCCGAAACATGGCTTAATAATTCGGGCGCACATGGCTTTTCAGAGATACTTTACGCATTCTCGTCCATGGGCAACAACAACGGCAGTGCTTTTGCCGGTTTTCAAGCAAACACCGTATTCACCAATGTTACGGGAGGGATTATCATGCTGCTCGCACGTTTTATCCCTATGGGTGCGGCTGTTTATTTGGCAGGTAACATGGCACAAAAAAAATCCGTTGCCGCTGGTGAGGGAACATTGTCTACCAGCAATGCCACATTTGCGGGGCTGCTAATTGGTGTTATCATCATCATTGCGGCACTAAGCTTTTTACCTGCGCTTGCGCTGGGGCCGATTGCCGATTACTTTACTACACGATGA